The Paenibacillus beijingensis nucleotide sequence ATCGTACCACGCTTCATTGTCTTGCTGAAGGTTGGCCGTCTTCTCGTTGTACCGGGCAAGCGTGTCTGTGCCGAGCAGCAGATGGACCGGAGGCCGGTCGGCGTGCGCCAAGCGGATGAAGGCGTGCGCCAGCTTGACCGGATCGCCCGGCTGCTTCTTGTTTACTTGCGTGGCGAAGCTTCTCATTTCGCCTACCGTGTCGGCATAATCGTCAATGACGTTCGCGGTTCTCGTCAAGGACGTCGTATCCAGAAATTCCGTCCGGAAGAAGCCCGGCGCGACGACGGTGGCGTAAATCCCGAGCGGAGCCAATTCCAGTGCCAACGCTTCCGTCAGTCCTTCAACGGCAAACTTCGTGGAGCCGTATATCCCCCAGCCGGCATAAGCACTCAGCCCCCCTACCGACGAAATATTGATCACGTGTCCCGATCTTTGCTCACGCATAATCGGCAGAACCGCCCGAGTCACGTTCAGCAGGCCGAACACATTGACTTCGAAATTCCGCTTCACTTCTTCGCCCGTTGCCTCTTCCACCGCGCTGAGCAGGCCGTAGCCGGCATTGTTGACCAGGACATCGATGCGCCCGAAGCGGTCAACCGCTTGCCCTGCCGCCTCTTTGGCCTGATTTTCGTCCGTGACGTCCAGCCGGGTCACGAACAGATTCGGATCATTTTCGAGCCGGCCTGCCAGCTGCTCCGTTTCGCCGCGAACGGCCGCGACCACCTTGTCGCCGGCAGCCAGAGCCGCTTTTACAATTTCCAGCCCGAAACCTCTCGATGCTCCCGTAATGAACCATACTTTTGAAGCTGCTTTAGAAGTTGTCATGTTATTCCTCTTCCCTTCTCAATTGTATTGGATGAGCGATGAGTTAAGGATAACAAAGCGGGAGCCGGCTTACTTTCCTAAACGGCCCAGCAAATTTATCAATTTGGCTCAAAAACTGCTTCAAAAGCGTAAACGAACCGATCCAGAGGCTCATCTCGGCCGGTTCGTTCGTTTTGTCAGCTCTGCACGAAGGGGTCATTTTTGAAATTCCTGCGTTCGTACATCTTTTTTCTTGTTATTTTTCGACTGCGTTAAAATTCCTGCGAAAATACATCTTCTCACCGACCCAATCGCATGTTCAGGCAATAAAAGCCCGAAATGCCTGTACAATTGCAGGTTTTCCCTCTCGAGATGCGATTTCGATCGATAAAACCTGCACATTCGCAGGTTTGCGAGGAAAGGACCTCCGACTCCGCGTTGCCGGCGGTGAAGTGCACCCATTAGAATGAACATTGAGAAAAGACCTCACAGTGACGAAACTGGAGGTCCTCTTGTGTCCTATTAAGGACTAGCTCATTCATGTGAATACTTATGAGACAGCCTCTTCAAGCCGTCGACGTTTAACTTAACTGCTGTTTGAGGGACGAAGGCGGATGACCGAACCGCTCTTTAAACACTCTGGAGAAGTGCCCCACGCTCTCGAAGCCGGTGGCAAAGCAAACATCCGTTACCGACATGGCGGAATGGGCCAGCAGCTCCCTCGCCTTGTCCAGCCTCCTGTGCCTTATCCATTGCGAAGGCGGGGCGTTGTAAATCGTCTGGAAGTCGCGCTTAAAGCTGGAAAGGCTTCTTCCCGACAAATACGCCAGATCGTTCAGCGAGACGGGATTCATCAGGTTCTCCTCGACAACGGCCGAAATATTGGTGCGCGCCTGCTGCTTCAATTGCACGAATTGCCGCATGAAGCTCTCGTTTGCATCGGCAAGGTCGAACAGCAATTCCAGCAGCTTAATGCGAATGAGGTTATCCCTGATCGAATCCGGTTCGTTGAAATAAGGCTTCAGCGATTCGACATAAGCGAGCAGGCGGTCGTTCATCGGCATGACGGATACCGGAACGAGGCCGGCCGGTTTGACGGATGGAAGCTGCGCCATCATCATGAAATCTTTCAGCAGGTCCTCTTTCAGAAAAAACATCATGTAGTCCAGCAGGTAATCTCGATCGGGTTCGCCCGATTTCTCATAGTGGACGACGATCGCTTTTTGCAGCAGCACCATCTCATTCTTGCCGACCTTGTACGTCTGGCTGCCGTGGCGGACCGTGTAAGTGCCCTGCAGCACGAACAGCAGAAGATGGTCTTCCAGGAACATGGAGCCTTGTTTGCCGTCGGTATGCGAGCACGATTCGATGACGGAGAGCCCCTTCGCCGTTAATGCGCTTTGATGGTAAGGCTCCGCCGTCAACCCTTGCGGCACTTTGACGATTCTGTCGCTCACGCCTCCATCACCTCCTTAGGGACGTTCCAAACTTAACATTCCAATGCGTCTGCAACAAACGGCAAGGCATTCCCGAAGCCAGGCTCATCGCTTATTTTTTCTGGGCGATCAATTGCTCGGACCGGGAGGAATCTGCTGTCTCGCCGCCATGACCGGGTCCAAAGAGGTTCAAAATGACGACCCCGACTACGATTAAGGCAATTCCAATTATACTTCCTGTATTTATTCTTTCTTTCCAGATTAATACCGATATGACAACCGTAGCAATCGCGCCAATGCCGGACCAAATGGCGTAAGCGGCATTTAAAGGTATTGTCTTCAGCGACAATGACAAAAAGAAGAATGCGCAAGTAAAGCTAACGATCATCCCTAACACGGGAAGCAGCCTTGTAAACCCTTGGGACGCTTTTAACATGGAAGTTCCGACAAGCTCGCTCACAATTGAAATCGCTAAAAATAAATACGCCAATTACTTCAGCTCCCTCTACCCTACTCGCACAAAATGATAGGGTCGACTCCATCAATTTCTAGATTTGTCTGCCAAATTACATACTAAACTATATCGTTCGGATAGGATCGTTTCAAGTCGATTGAGAGAGACCCTTGACATTCTACCTACTAGTAGGCACTATGAAAATGAGATGGAATATAATAATCCTTACAGAAAGTACTGGAAGAGGAGAATGGATATGAGCGTTTACGACTACAAAGCAAACAATATTCGCGGTCAGGAAATCAGCTTGGATACATACAAAGGCAAGGTGCTCCTGATCGTGAACACGGCCAGCAAATGCGGCTTCACGCCGCAGTACGCCGATCTTCAGAAGCTGTATGAAACGTATAAAGACCGGGACTTTGTCGTGCTTGGATTCCCCTGCAACCAATTCGGCGAACAAGAGCCCGATTCCAACGAGAACGTGAACATCTTCTGCCAGCTCAATTATGGCGTTTCCTTCCCTTTGTTTGAGAAAATTGACGTAAAAGGGGAAACGAAGCATCCGCTCTTTGCCTACTTGACGGAACAAGCGCCGTTTACGGGCTTCGACCAAAGTCAGTCCGCCGGCAAATTGCTGCACAGCATGCTCGCCGAACGAATGCCGGAATCGCTGCTCAATAACGAGGTGAAGTGGAATTTCACCAAATTTCTCGTCGACCGCGAAGGCCGCGTTGTGAACCGGCTGGAATCGCCCGTCGACCCGCTCGATATCA carries:
- a CDS encoding oxidoreductase, with protein sequence MTTSKAASKVWFITGASRGFGLEIVKAALAAGDKVVAAVRGETEQLAGRLENDPNLFVTRLDVTDENQAKEAAGQAVDRFGRIDVLVNNAGYGLLSAVEEATGEEVKRNFEVNVFGLLNVTRAVLPIMREQRSGHVINISSVGGLSAYAGWGIYGSTKFAVEGLTEALALELAPLGIYATVVAPGFFRTEFLDTTSLTRTANVIDDYADTVGEMRSFATQVNKKQPGDPVKLAHAFIRLAHADRPPVHLLLGTDTLARYNEKTANLQQDNEAWYDVITGTDHDDVAQ
- a CDS encoding AraC family transcriptional regulator, which produces MSDRIVKVPQGLTAEPYHQSALTAKGLSVIESCSHTDGKQGSMFLEDHLLLFVLQGTYTVRHGSQTYKVGKNEMVLLQKAIVVHYEKSGEPDRDYLLDYMMFFLKEDLLKDFMMMAQLPSVKPAGLVPVSVMPMNDRLLAYVESLKPYFNEPDSIRDNLIRIKLLELLFDLADANESFMRQFVQLKQQARTNISAVVEENLMNPVSLNDLAYLSGRSLSSFKRDFQTIYNAPPSQWIRHRRLDKARELLAHSAMSVTDVCFATGFESVGHFSRVFKERFGHPPSSLKQQLS
- a CDS encoding glutathione peroxidase, yielding MSVYDYKANNIRGQEISLDTYKGKVLLIVNTASKCGFTPQYADLQKLYETYKDRDFVVLGFPCNQFGEQEPDSNENVNIFCQLNYGVSFPLFEKIDVKGETKHPLFAYLTEQAPFTGFDQSQSAGKLLHSMLAERMPESLLNNEVKWNFTKFLVDREGRVVNRLESPVDPLDISPLIEALL
- a CDS encoding DMT family transporter — encoded protein: MAYLFLAISIVSELVGTSMLKASQGFTRLLPVLGMIVSFTCAFFFLSLSLKTIPLNAAYAIWSGIGAIATVVISVLIWKERINTGSIIGIALIVVGVVILNLFGPGHGGETADSSRSEQLIAQKK